A single window of Rubripirellula lacrimiformis DNA harbors:
- a CDS encoding dipeptide epimerase, producing the protein MKLTVTRIDLPLKHPFTIARETTTMQASLIVELQHDGVCGYGEVTENAFYGHTYESIMGSLQRIRPASLQRYVDEKPLDLWAEMRDDLAGDMFALSALDMAAHDLRGKRLGIPTWQDWGLQWSGIPDSSFTIGIDSIDRMVEKLQEEAGWSTYKIKLGTPQDIEIVAELRRHTEAAFRVDANCAWTADETIANSLQLAELGVEYIEQPLPVESSTADKIRVFRESSLPIFADEDCQVTSDIDRCSGIYHGVNVKICKCGGLSPALQMLTHARDLGLKTMVGCMVESSIGISGAAQLLPLLDYADLDGAVLLADEPCRGVTVTKGKVALSQLSGCGGDWDRDRLSEFVSASQKVVQ; encoded by the coding sequence ATGAAGTTGACTGTGACGCGAATCGACTTGCCGTTGAAGCATCCGTTCACGATTGCGCGTGAAACGACGACCATGCAAGCGAGTCTGATTGTTGAACTGCAGCATGATGGTGTCTGCGGTTACGGCGAGGTGACCGAGAATGCGTTCTATGGTCACACGTACGAATCGATCATGGGGTCGTTGCAGCGGATTCGACCCGCTTCGCTGCAGCGGTATGTCGACGAGAAGCCGTTGGATTTGTGGGCAGAGATGCGAGACGATCTTGCAGGGGACATGTTTGCGTTGTCCGCCCTGGACATGGCTGCGCACGATTTGCGAGGCAAACGGTTGGGGATACCGACCTGGCAAGATTGGGGGCTTCAGTGGAGCGGGATTCCCGATTCAAGCTTCACGATCGGGATCGATAGTATCGATCGGATGGTCGAAAAGCTGCAGGAAGAGGCTGGCTGGAGTACCTATAAAATCAAATTGGGGACGCCGCAGGATATTGAAATCGTCGCGGAATTGCGGCGCCATACCGAGGCGGCGTTTCGCGTCGATGCCAATTGTGCTTGGACCGCGGACGAGACGATCGCGAACTCTCTGCAATTGGCCGAACTGGGTGTCGAATACATCGAACAGCCGTTGCCGGTTGAATCATCCACGGCGGACAAGATCCGAGTGTTCCGTGAATCGTCGCTGCCGATTTTTGCTGACGAAGACTGTCAGGTGACATCCGATATCGACCGATGCAGCGGCATATATCACGGAGTGAATGTCAAGATCTGCAAATGTGGTGGCCTTTCGCCAGCACTGCAAATGTTGACTCATGCTCGTGACCTGGGCTTGAAGACGATGGTCGGCTGCATGGTCGAAAGCTCGATCGGGATCAGCGGCGCGGCCCAATTGTTGCCACTGTTGGACTACGCGGATCTGGATGGCGCGGTGTTGCTGGCCGATGAACCTTGCCGTGGTGTCACGGTTACCAAGGGGAAAGTTGCTTTGTCCCAGCTATCAGGCTGTGGAGGCGACTGGGACCGAGACCGATTGTCCGAGTTTGTGTCGGCCAGCCAGAAAGTCGTCCAGTGA
- a CDS encoding serine hydrolase, translating into MKPLPIKLLIFAIALHAMVVGVRADALETGAAVGEHVQPDDSQTDYTAAIAKIRSAVQYEVAEKNLPALSVSLVDGDRVVWADGFGFQDSERRVPATADTIYRVGSVSKLFTDMALLQLVEDAALDLDAPVTKYLPDFQPQNDFGIPITLRQLMSHQSGLVRESPVGNYFDPTEPSLSETVASLNDTSLVYQPETKTKYSNAAIAVVGAVLEKQLDVSHPQRVRTKILDPLGMTASSFVITPAIESSLATGWMHTYDGRRFEAPGFLLGTGPAGNLYSSVQDLAKFLVCLFDDGRSDGGQVVSPAMLKRMTTPVQDANGRSQGFGLGFKVQNFDGTTKIGHGGAVYGFSTQLEALPERKLGVVAATSLDGSNGVVRRLSEYALRAMTAVQDNQPLPEYRRTVPVPVARTAELVGKYHKVDGQGWARIAPSGDGVSLQLGSVRQQLRSDSGTGTLVTDDTAGFGVEVQLEGSDRLLINGVAYQRAADEPPAKVPARWKGLIGEYGHDHNTLYILEDDGQLYALIEWFYSYPLTEVSSGVFEFPDYGLYHGEGLRFKRDANGDAISVVAAEVEFLRRAVGTKDGETFKIKPVKPIDTLRADALAASPPIESGEYLDSDLVDLVALDPTIRLDIRYATENNFTGAVFYKQSRALMQRPAAEAVVRANARLKQRGLGLLIHDAYRPWHVTKMFWDATPGNMKDFVANPAEGSRHNRGCAVDLTLYDLASGQPIQMVAGYDEFSPRSFPNYPGGTANQRWYRSLLRRTMESEGFTVFEFEWWHFDFQGWQDYRIGNVTFEQIGSN; encoded by the coding sequence ATGAAACCATTGCCGATCAAACTGCTGATCTTTGCCATTGCCCTTCATGCGATGGTGGTCGGTGTCCGTGCAGACGCTCTGGAAACAGGGGCTGCGGTTGGCGAACACGTGCAGCCGGATGATTCACAGACGGACTACACCGCTGCGATTGCGAAGATCCGATCTGCGGTGCAATACGAAGTTGCTGAAAAGAACTTGCCGGCGCTGTCGGTTTCGTTGGTCGACGGTGATCGTGTGGTTTGGGCCGATGGTTTCGGATTCCAGGATTCCGAGCGTAGGGTGCCTGCGACGGCCGATACGATCTATCGGGTCGGTTCCGTATCGAAGCTGTTTACCGACATGGCGCTGCTGCAGTTGGTCGAAGACGCAGCGCTAGACCTTGATGCGCCGGTCACGAAATACTTGCCCGACTTTCAACCGCAAAATGATTTCGGCATTCCGATCACTTTGCGACAGTTGATGTCGCATCAGTCTGGCTTGGTTCGCGAGTCACCGGTCGGCAACTACTTTGATCCCACCGAACCAAGTTTGTCCGAAACCGTCGCAAGTCTGAATGACACTTCGCTGGTTTATCAGCCCGAGACGAAGACAAAGTACTCCAACGCTGCGATTGCGGTGGTCGGGGCTGTCTTGGAGAAGCAGCTTGATGTTTCTCATCCACAACGTGTGCGAACCAAGATCCTGGATCCGTTGGGGATGACGGCTAGCAGTTTCGTCATCACGCCTGCGATTGAATCGTCACTTGCGACCGGGTGGATGCACACCTACGACGGGCGTCGTTTCGAAGCACCCGGGTTTCTGTTGGGCACAGGCCCGGCTGGCAACTTGTATTCCAGCGTCCAGGACCTCGCAAAGTTTCTGGTTTGCCTCTTCGATGATGGTAGATCCGATGGTGGCCAAGTCGTCAGCCCGGCGATGTTGAAACGGATGACGACCCCGGTTCAGGATGCCAATGGACGGTCCCAAGGTTTTGGCCTTGGTTTCAAGGTTCAAAACTTTGACGGAACCACCAAGATTGGGCACGGTGGAGCGGTTTACGGATTCTCGACACAGCTCGAAGCGTTGCCGGAACGTAAGCTTGGTGTCGTGGCGGCAACGTCGCTGGATGGCAGCAACGGTGTGGTCAGGCGGCTGTCGGAGTACGCACTGCGAGCGATGACCGCGGTTCAAGACAACCAACCGCTGCCCGAATACCGCAGGACGGTACCCGTGCCGGTTGCCCGCACGGCCGAATTGGTTGGGAAGTATCACAAAGTCGACGGCCAAGGGTGGGCAAGGATTGCTCCGTCCGGCGATGGCGTTTCGCTGCAGTTGGGTTCGGTTCGCCAGCAATTGCGATCGGATTCTGGAACGGGAACGCTTGTCACGGACGACACAGCCGGCTTTGGAGTCGAGGTCCAACTGGAAGGCAGCGACCGGTTGCTGATCAACGGCGTCGCTTATCAACGCGCTGCGGACGAACCGCCCGCGAAGGTTCCCGCCCGCTGGAAAGGCTTGATCGGCGAATACGGCCATGATCACAACACGCTGTACATCCTGGAGGATGACGGGCAACTCTATGCCCTGATTGAATGGTTCTATTCTTATCCGTTGACGGAAGTCAGCTCGGGCGTGTTCGAGTTCCCCGACTATGGCTTGTACCACGGCGAGGGGCTGAGGTTCAAACGTGATGCCAATGGCGATGCGATCAGCGTAGTGGCGGCGGAAGTCGAATTTTTGCGGCGTGCGGTCGGGACGAAGGATGGTGAAACGTTCAAAATCAAACCCGTCAAACCGATCGACACTCTGCGTGCGGATGCGTTGGCGGCTAGTCCGCCGATTGAATCCGGTGAATATTTGGATTCGGACCTCGTCGATCTAGTTGCTTTGGATCCAACCATCCGATTGGACATTCGATATGCGACCGAGAACAACTTTACCGGTGCGGTGTTCTACAAGCAGTCGCGTGCATTGATGCAGCGGCCGGCGGCAGAAGCCGTTGTCCGTGCAAATGCGAGGCTGAAACAGCGGGGGCTGGGACTGTTGATCCATGATGCCTATCGCCCCTGGCACGTGACCAAAATGTTTTGGGACGCCACACCGGGCAATATGAAGGATTTTGTTGCAAACCCGGCCGAAGGATCGCGGCACAATCGCGGCTGCGCGGTCGATTTGACTCTCTATGACCTGGCGTCGGGCCAGCCAATTCAGATGGTGGCTGGGTATGACGAATTTTCGCCACGGTCGTTTCCGAACTATCCGGGCGGCACTGCGAACCAACGTTGGTACCGATCTTTGCTTCGCCGCACGATGGAATCCGAGGGATTCACCGTATTCGAATTTGAATGGTGGCACTTCGATTTTCAAGGTTGGCAAGACTATCGGATCGGCAATGTCACCTTCGAACAGATTGGTTCGAACTAG
- a CDS encoding PVC-type heme-binding CxxCH protein: MAFYRTVFACCVIASASAHADQYVNHSFNRQQLTSTYFSEGANVGDVNGDGAADVVYGPYWFAGPDHKTKHEIYKPVPQDMNRYADNFFSWVDDFNGDGWNDVFVVGFPSTPAYVYENPGKDGFDSHWKKHQVFDWVSNESPQLVDMFGDERPELVCTRDGFFGFATIDPKDPFGTWDFHPVSEQIAAKQFGHGLGIGDVNGDGRSDIIHSNGWYEQPAVDADTTRWRSHSVKLTAGSGGAEIYAYDVDGDGDNDIITSDSAHDFGLGWYEQTSDGNDISFKRHDIMGSHVSENKYGVLFSELHSVALADIDGDGLKDIVTGKTYWSHHKQSPMWDAGAVVYWFKLVRGDDGVDWVPYQADGESGIGRQISIADVNADGLPDIVVGGMKGGHVLKHQVDTVTKQQWQAAQPKVYRGPKLPSVKNATSKRGPKSKIDDATGTATGAIEGESLSPHVSGGSAKPQDMSGFRGDQWSGNAQLWWTGGRPSDKLTLELPAFTGVVDLEVVLTCAGDYAVVQLSLDDQPLGKPVDLYDRSVVTTGVLSFPKVNVEGSKHTLGVQIVGANPKAKQSYMFAIDYLRIKTSDGNCVVGPTGSSKSGAASEGEKPKSIDGKVLNLDFESGTLGDWTPDGNAFDGQPIQGDTVHARRSDMHSNHQGDFWIGSFEKHGDKPTGTLTSTPLVVSQRYGSFWSNGGDGESTRVELIRKDSGNVFYQISGTKRETMRRVVVDLRGHVGKEIIVRLVDEATGGWGHLNFDDFRLHETAPAKPTPASVALKADEYPHSGLAAQLAAEAMQLPAGFAVTVGASEPEVRQPIAMALDDRGRVWIAEAYEYPVRAKDGEGRDRILVFEDTDGNGSLDKRTVFAEGLNLVSGLEVGFGGVWVGAAPYLMFIPDKDGDDVPDAEPQILLDGWGLQDTHETLNAFIWGPDGWLYGCHGVFTHSRVGKPGTPDAERTPLNCGVWRYHPVRHEFEVFAHGTSNPWGVDFNDRGQAFITACVIPHLYHIIQGARYQRQGGQHFNKHTYRDIVTVADHLHYLGATPHGGNSKSDSAGGGHAHAGAMIYLGDRWPDRYRDQLFMNNIHGQRLNVDILKPNGSGYIGGHGPDFLMTGDNASQILNLRYGPDGNAWMIDWYDMEACHRREVDRHDRSNGRIYKISYGDRDGSVGVDLAKLSDSELAETVLHPNDWYVRHGRRLLQQRSVAGPIDAAAVATLNEIATTHADDTRRLRAVWALHVIGQLSADRTKKLFADPSPYVRGWAIQLAMESAENQPSPEVLGQFGDLAQSDDSPIVRLYLASAAQRIPLDSRWQLLESLTSHAEDSRDHNLPLMYWYAAEPLADVDAQRALTLAMSAGEGIPLLRDFMLRRIGSRDAGESLAVLVRGLGDASTSSLQLTYLKSIRSALQGQRQVETPSDWAAVSQKLLSSDDKNVRLQSVALGVTFGDETALDAMRSQVVDPSSAQKSRQVALGALIDANDAGLVPTLTSLLGDEASLREAAIQGLAQYNDPRVAPALLGSYADFTPQQKRMALGTLCARAASGHALLDAIETQQIASTDLTADLVRQLQFLRDKGIDAKLESVWGTVRESAADKMAMIAEYKALVESDSHPEPDIELGRSVFAKTCMKCHQLYGVGYKVGPDLTGSNRSNLDYLLSNVVDPSAVMAKEYLPTVLLTVDGRVVSGLVKAEDKNSITIQTTDAVVVLPIDEIEDRSESTKSMMPDDQLKQFSQHEVRSLVAYLRGKQQSPMLASPENASLIFNGKDLAGWSGADGLWSVENGELVGRTEGLKQNEWIVSDLSADNFRLTVDVKLVDNAGNSGIQFRSRAHDGQVSGYQADIGQGWWGKLYEEHGRALLWDQSGEAHIQVGDWNTYQVVADHHHIRTYINGQLCVDLDDPQGAERGIIAFQLHSGGKTEVRFRNMRLEVLGADEPTP; encoded by the coding sequence ATGGCTTTCTATCGGACTGTCTTTGCATGTTGCGTCATCGCATCCGCATCGGCGCACGCAGATCAGTATGTGAATCATTCGTTCAACCGCCAACAGTTGACGTCCACCTATTTTTCTGAAGGTGCCAACGTTGGCGACGTCAATGGCGATGGCGCGGCGGATGTGGTTTACGGGCCGTATTGGTTTGCAGGGCCGGACCACAAGACCAAGCACGAAATCTACAAGCCTGTGCCCCAGGACATGAACCGCTACGCGGACAACTTCTTTTCGTGGGTCGACGACTTCAATGGCGATGGTTGGAACGATGTGTTCGTCGTCGGCTTTCCTAGCACCCCGGCGTACGTCTACGAGAACCCGGGAAAAGATGGCTTCGATTCCCACTGGAAGAAGCACCAAGTCTTCGATTGGGTATCCAATGAATCGCCTCAGTTGGTCGACATGTTCGGCGACGAACGGCCAGAACTCGTTTGCACACGGGATGGCTTTTTCGGGTTTGCCACCATCGATCCCAAGGATCCGTTCGGAACATGGGACTTCCATCCTGTGTCCGAACAAATCGCCGCCAAACAGTTTGGTCATGGACTTGGGATCGGCGATGTCAATGGCGATGGGCGATCGGACATTATCCATTCCAATGGCTGGTACGAACAACCCGCGGTCGACGCCGATACGACGCGTTGGCGATCTCATTCGGTAAAGCTGACCGCGGGCAGCGGTGGGGCCGAAATCTATGCATACGATGTCGACGGCGATGGTGACAATGACATCATCACCAGCGATTCGGCCCATGATTTTGGGCTGGGGTGGTACGAACAGACGTCGGATGGGAATGACATCTCGTTCAAACGCCATGACATCATGGGATCGCACGTTTCAGAGAACAAATACGGAGTTCTGTTCAGCGAACTCCACTCGGTCGCATTGGCCGACATCGATGGCGATGGCTTGAAAGACATTGTCACCGGCAAGACCTATTGGTCGCATCACAAGCAAAGTCCGATGTGGGATGCCGGCGCGGTCGTCTATTGGTTCAAGCTGGTGCGTGGCGATGATGGTGTTGACTGGGTCCCGTACCAAGCGGATGGCGAATCCGGGATCGGACGCCAAATCTCTATCGCCGATGTCAATGCGGATGGTTTGCCGGACATCGTGGTCGGCGGCATGAAGGGCGGACACGTGTTGAAGCATCAAGTGGATACGGTGACCAAACAGCAGTGGCAGGCTGCCCAGCCGAAAGTTTATCGCGGGCCGAAGTTGCCATCGGTGAAAAATGCGACCAGCAAACGGGGGCCGAAATCCAAGATCGATGACGCGACGGGGACTGCCACCGGTGCGATCGAAGGCGAATCGCTGAGCCCGCATGTGAGCGGCGGTTCAGCAAAACCTCAGGATATGTCCGGGTTCCGTGGGGATCAGTGGAGCGGCAATGCACAGCTCTGGTGGACGGGAGGTCGACCGAGTGACAAGCTGACTCTGGAACTGCCCGCGTTCACCGGAGTGGTCGATCTGGAGGTGGTTCTGACCTGTGCCGGCGACTATGCCGTGGTGCAGCTTTCGCTTGACGATCAACCGCTGGGGAAACCAGTGGATCTGTACGACCGGTCCGTTGTTACCACCGGCGTGCTTTCGTTTCCCAAGGTCAATGTCGAAGGAAGCAAGCACACGCTTGGCGTTCAAATCGTAGGTGCGAATCCAAAAGCCAAGCAGTCGTACATGTTCGCCATCGACTATCTGCGCATCAAAACGTCGGACGGGAACTGTGTCGTTGGTCCCACCGGATCGTCGAAATCGGGTGCTGCGTCGGAAGGCGAAAAGCCCAAGTCGATCGACGGCAAAGTGCTGAACCTGGATTTTGAATCGGGGACGCTCGGCGACTGGACTCCCGACGGAAACGCGTTCGACGGCCAACCGATCCAGGGTGATACGGTTCATGCGCGACGTAGCGACATGCACAGCAATCATCAGGGCGATTTTTGGATCGGCAGTTTTGAAAAGCATGGTGACAAGCCGACCGGCACGTTGACGTCGACACCGTTGGTCGTGTCGCAGCGGTATGGTTCGTTTTGGTCCAACGGCGGTGATGGCGAATCGACACGCGTCGAACTGATTCGCAAGGACAGCGGCAACGTCTTCTATCAGATCAGTGGAACCAAACGCGAAACGATGCGGCGCGTGGTCGTTGACCTAAGAGGGCACGTTGGCAAAGAGATCATCGTGCGATTGGTTGACGAAGCGACCGGCGGTTGGGGACATTTGAATTTTGATGATTTTCGCTTGCACGAAACAGCACCGGCAAAGCCGACTCCGGCAAGCGTCGCACTGAAAGCCGACGAATACCCGCACTCTGGATTGGCCGCCCAACTAGCCGCAGAAGCGATGCAGTTGCCCGCTGGGTTTGCGGTGACCGTTGGCGCGTCGGAGCCAGAGGTGAGGCAGCCCATCGCGATGGCGCTTGACGATCGAGGGCGAGTCTGGATCGCGGAGGCTTACGAGTACCCGGTGCGAGCAAAGGATGGCGAAGGACGAGACCGGATCTTGGTCTTCGAGGACACCGACGGAAACGGATCGCTTGATAAGCGAACCGTGTTTGCCGAAGGGTTGAACCTCGTCAGCGGTTTAGAGGTTGGGTTTGGCGGTGTTTGGGTCGGGGCCGCTCCGTACCTGATGTTCATTCCCGACAAAGATGGCGATGACGTTCCCGATGCCGAGCCACAGATTTTGTTGGATGGATGGGGACTGCAAGATACGCACGAGACCCTGAACGCGTTTATCTGGGGGCCGGACGGCTGGCTTTACGGTTGTCATGGCGTGTTCACTCATTCGCGTGTCGGGAAACCCGGTACCCCCGATGCCGAGCGGACCCCGCTGAACTGCGGTGTGTGGCGATACCACCCGGTCCGACATGAATTCGAAGTGTTCGCCCACGGGACCAGCAACCCGTGGGGCGTCGATTTCAATGATCGCGGTCAAGCCTTCATCACCGCATGTGTCATCCCGCACCTGTACCACATTATCCAAGGTGCCAGATACCAACGCCAAGGCGGCCAACACTTCAACAAACACACCTATCGAGACATCGTGACGGTCGCCGACCATTTGCACTATCTAGGTGCCACACCGCACGGCGGAAACAGCAAGTCGGACTCTGCCGGTGGCGGCCACGCTCACGCCGGGGCGATGATCTATCTAGGGGATCGTTGGCCCGATCGCTATCGCGACCAACTGTTCATGAACAACATTCACGGACAACGTTTGAATGTCGACATCCTAAAACCCAACGGTTCGGGATACATCGGCGGACACGGTCCCGATTTCTTGATGACCGGTGACAATGCGTCTCAGATTCTGAATCTGCGTTATGGCCCGGATGGCAATGCGTGGATGATTGATTGGTACGACATGGAAGCCTGCCATCGCCGCGAGGTGGATCGGCATGATCGAAGCAACGGCCGGATCTATAAAATCAGCTACGGCGATCGTGACGGAAGCGTCGGTGTCGACCTTGCGAAACTGTCGGACAGCGAACTCGCCGAAACGGTGTTGCACCCGAACGATTGGTATGTGCGACATGGTCGGCGGCTGCTGCAACAGCGGTCGGTTGCTGGGCCTATCGATGCCGCGGCGGTCGCAACGCTGAACGAGATCGCGACCACGCATGCGGATGATACGCGTCGATTGCGAGCGGTTTGGGCATTGCATGTGATCGGACAACTTAGCGCTGATCGAACCAAGAAATTGTTCGCCGACCCTAGCCCGTATGTTCGTGGCTGGGCGATTCAGTTGGCGATGGAATCTGCCGAAAATCAGCCTTCACCGGAAGTGTTGGGGCAATTTGGCGATCTAGCACAGTCGGATGATTCGCCGATTGTTCGGTTGTACCTTGCGTCCGCTGCACAGCGGATCCCGTTGGATTCCCGCTGGCAACTGTTGGAATCGTTGACGTCCCATGCCGAAGATAGTCGCGACCATAACTTGCCGTTGATGTATTGGTATGCGGCTGAACCGCTAGCGGACGTGGACGCCCAACGCGCACTCACCTTGGCGATGTCTGCGGGGGAAGGGATCCCGTTATTGCGAGACTTCATGTTGCGGCGGATTGGAAGCCGTGATGCTGGGGAATCGTTGGCCGTTCTGGTCAGGGGATTGGGGGATGCATCCACATCATCGCTGCAATTGACTTACCTGAAATCCATTCGATCGGCTCTGCAGGGGCAGCGCCAAGTCGAAACTCCCTCGGATTGGGCGGCGGTTTCCCAAAAGCTGCTTTCCAGTGACGACAAGAATGTGCGACTGCAATCGGTCGCTTTGGGGGTGACGTTTGGCGACGAGACCGCGTTGGATGCAATGCGTTCCCAGGTGGTCGATCCATCGTCTGCGCAGAAGTCCCGTCAAGTGGCACTGGGGGCATTGATCGATGCGAATGACGCAGGCCTGGTGCCAACGTTGACGTCGTTGTTGGGGGACGAAGCATCGCTGCGCGAGGCAGCCATTCAAGGTTTGGCGCAATACAATGATCCCCGCGTCGCGCCAGCGCTGCTTGGTTCCTATGCCGACTTCACGCCACAGCAGAAACGGATGGCATTAGGGACACTTTGTGCACGCGCCGCCTCCGGTCACGCACTGCTGGACGCGATCGAGACGCAACAGATTGCGTCCACGGATTTGACCGCCGATCTGGTTCGCCAACTTCAGTTCCTGCGTGACAAAGGCATCGATGCAAAATTAGAAAGTGTTTGGGGAACTGTTCGCGAATCAGCGGCCGACAAAATGGCGATGATCGCCGAGTACAAGGCGTTGGTGGAATCCGATTCGCATCCCGAGCCTGATATCGAACTCGGACGATCCGTGTTCGCCAAGACGTGCATGAAATGTCACCAGCTATACGGTGTCGGGTACAAGGTGGGCCCCGATTTGACGGGATCCAATCGGTCGAACCTGGATTACCTGCTTAGCAATGTGGTCGACCCCAGTGCGGTGATGGCGAAAGAGTATTTGCCGACGGTGTTGTTGACGGTCGATGGACGAGTGGTCAGCGGGTTGGTCAAAGCCGAAGACAAAAATTCCATCACGATTCAAACGACGGATGCAGTGGTGGTGCTGCCGATCGACGAAATTGAGGATCGTTCGGAAAGCACCAAGTCGATGATGCCCGATGACCAGTTGAAACAGTTCAGCCAGCACGAAGTGCGATCTTTGGTCGCCTACCTGCGCGGCAAACAACAGTCGCCGATGTTGGCGTCCCCCGAAAACGCTTCCCTGATCTTCAATGGCAAAGATTTGGCCGGATGGTCCGGGGCCGACGGACTGTGGTCTGTCGAAAACGGCGAATTGGTTGGCCGTACCGAGGGTCTGAAGCAAAACGAATGGATCGTCAGCGACCTATCGGCCGACAATTTTCGATTGACCGTCGACGTGAAGTTGGTCGATAACGCGGGCAACAGCGGAATCCAGTTTCGCAGCCGAGCCCACGATGGCCAGGTCAGTGGCTATCAGGCCGATATCGGTCAAGGATGGTGGGGCAAACTGTATGAAGAACACGGCCGTGCCCTGCTGTGGGACCAATCAGGCGAAGCCCACATTCAAGTGGGTGATTGGAACACGTATCAGGTGGTTGCCGATCATCATCACATCCGGACGTACATCAACGGTCAACTCTGTGTTGATCTGGATGACCCCCAAGGGGCGGAGCGTGGAATCATTGCATTCCAACTTCATAGCGGGGGCAAAACCGAAGTTCGTTTTCGGAACATGCGTTTAGAAGTGCTCGGGGCCGACGAACCGACGCCGTAA